Proteins found in one Mangifera indica cultivar Alphonso chromosome 15, CATAS_Mindica_2.1, whole genome shotgun sequence genomic segment:
- the LOC123197308 gene encoding uncharacterized protein LOC123197308: protein MYKTVETMGELCGSNLISTNFGAEFDQLDHLPLLSRRKLLLATKTTLTSGVDVAVKKEEDNEGLLSPPSACSVGGIDQQLVLKESHSGEAPFRVTSVVLNGDHMGYSTADEQCLPKAPCGEDVCMLGDSNSQRIITDKYACPDQIVCPGVYVDVAGLEKVSIGYCTSCENPASSSVPSEVKVENFGNHVFSSLGDIVNGFASVDAPADKGNNVITNEFADDNLDHIVLKERQRMLLTRRSLESGNSILEGNSIGSGDLVDPNAGTIKEEIRSLYVDSSVTGNEYNELSSNNVSFPGISSESASSEFNSAGSSVTTIPGCSLVTEETKSRYSMNKSESEFSSCGGQHDVVGSCSVHAPTLQNSVKVKVEPLENVDLALERNVFNKYSCNAITVKGENNELYGVGVDHMRLHDRMKLRTSGENFEFDSSRIPSLQKNPVLSESAEPIRVNHPRKRKKTATGLVETAMEEDAPGLLQVLVEQGVSVDEIKLYGEMEDDDDLDEMFCKESFSELEAVMAKLFFQRNCVLKFAPVRCAKGSKPSYCLGCLFSLVEQTRYLQFRKWPVEWGWCRDLQSFIFVFKRHNRLVLERPEYGYATYFFELVDSLPIDWQIKRLVTAMKLTSCGRVNLIENKALLVGKDLTEGEAKVLMGFGWIPNTGLGTMLNYRDRVFHDRKNEKETSEWRSKIGKLLVDGYNGGTIVLTNNPCSVVQDTTILDTDTPQVKLELS, encoded by the exons ATGTATAAAACAGTCGAAACTATGGGTGAGTTGTGCGGTTCCAATTTAATTTCCACCAATTTCGGGGCTGAATTCGACCAACTTGATCACCTTCCTTTGCTTTCCCGGCGAAAATTGTTGCTCGCGACTAAAACAACACTAAC GTCTGGCGTTGATGTAGCtgttaaaaaagaagaagataatgaG GGCCTTCTCTCTCCCCCATCTGCCTGTTCTGTTGGAGGAATAGATCAGCAATTGGTATTAAAAGAAAGTCATAGTGGTGAAGCTCCTTTTCGAGTTACTTCCGTTGTACTAAATGGAGATCATATGGGATACTCTACTGCTGATGAGCAATGCTTGCCAAAAGCTCCTTGTGGTGAAGATGTATGCATGCTTGGAGATTCCAACTCCCAGAGGATTATCACCGATAAATACGCTTGTCCAGATCAGATAGTTTGTCCTGGAGTGTATGTTGATGTTGCTGGGCTTGAGAAAGTCAGCATCGGCTACTGCACTTCGTGTGAAAATCCAGCATCTTCTAGTGTGCCTTCTGAAGTTAAGGTTGAAAATTTTGGCAACCATGTGTTCAGTTCACTGGGAGATATTGTAAATGGCTTTGCTAGTGTTGATGCACCAGCAGACAAGGGCAATAATGTTATCACCAATGAATTTGCAGATGACAATCTTGACCACATTGTATTGAAGGAGCGACAAAGAATGTTGCTTACAAG GAGATCATTGGAGTCGGGGAACAGCATTCTGGAG GGTAATTCTATAGGTTCAGGAGATCTTGTTGACCCCAATGCTGGaacaataaaagaagaaataagatCTCTATATGTGGATTCCTCTGTTACTGGAAATGAGTATAATGAACTATCTTCAAATAATGTTTCTTTTCCTGGCATAAGTTCAGAAAGTGCTTCGTCAGAATTCAATTCTGCTGGATCATCCGTTACAACTATACCTGGCTGCAGCCTTGTGACTGAAGAAACTAAATCAAGATATAGTATGAACAAATCTGAGTCTGAGTTCAGTTCATGTGGTGGACAGCATGATGTGGTGGGATCCTGTAGTGTGCATGCTCCAACTCTTCAGAACTCTGTCAAAGTCAAGGTTGAACCATTGGAAAATGTTGATTTGGCCCTAGAAAGAAATGtgtttaataaatattcttGTAATGCAATAACAGTGAAGGGTGAGAACAATGAACTTTATGGTGTTGGGGTAGATCATATGCGACTTCATGATCGAATGAAGCTGAGGACATCAGGagagaattttgaatttgattcttcCAGAATTCCTTCTCTTCAGAAAAACCCTGTACTCTCAGAATCTGCTGAACCTATAAGGGTGAACCATCCACGGAAAAGAAAGAAGACTGCCAC GGGTTTGGTTGAAACAGCAATGGAGGAAGATGCTCCTGGACTTCTGCAG GTATTAGTTGAACAAGGAGTATCTGTTGATGAAATCAAGCTTTATGGGGAGatggaggatgatgatgatcttGATGAAATGTTCTGTAAAGAAAGCTTTTCTGAGCTTGAGGCTGTCATGGCAAAG CTTTTCTTTCAGCGAAACTGTGTGCTGAAGTTTGCTCCTGTTCGATGTGCAAAGGGTTCAAAACCTAGTTATTGTTTGGGTTGTCTATTCTCGCTTGTGGAGCAG ACAAGGTATCTGCAATTTCGTAAATGGCCTGTTGAATGGGGTTGGTGCCGGGATCTTCAGTCATTTATATTTGTGTTTAAAAGACACAATAG ACTAGTTCTGGAGCGTCCTGAATATGGCTACGCAACATACTTTTTTGAGCTGGTTGATTCGTTACCTATTGATTGGCAGATCAAGCGATTGGTTACTGCCATGAAGCTAACTAGCTGTGGCAGAGTCAACTTAATTGAGAACAAAGCATTATTG GTTGGAAAGGACTTGACCGAAGGCGAGGCAAAGGTTTTGATGGGATTTGGTTGGATACCGAATACCGGGTTGGGAACAATGCTGAACTACCGTGACAGAGTTTTCCATGACAGGAAGAATGAGAAGGAAACCTCTGAATGGAGATCAAAAATAGGAAAGTTGCTGGTTGATGGATATAATGGTGGCACTATTGTTTTGACAAATAATCCCTGTAGTGTTGTTCAAGATACTACAATTTTGGATACTGACACACCACAAGTTAAGCTGGAGCTTTCATAA
- the LOC123198205 gene encoding transcription factor MYB20-like gives MGRQPCCDKVGLKKGPWTAEEDKKLINFILTHGQCCWRAVPKLAGLLRCGKSCRLRWTNYLRPDLKRGLLSEYEEQMVIDLHAQLGNRWSKIASHLPGRTDNEIKNHWNTHIKKKLRKMGIDPLTHKPLTITDQQQPQKNQLEIHQEFKKQTQPQECLVNKEPEKPPQSSITEGNKLEEGDKFETMDVMENNSSFCTDDVPLIEPHEIVVPSTSSSSCSSNHSSSDHSSNFLDEWQLPADFQWLNRNISLWDDDFSSCWDLLINDEVDRGMAFDHQESSKYGLL, from the exons ATGGGAAGGCAGCCTTGTTGCGACAAAGTTGGGTTGAAGAAAGGGCCATGGACTGCTGAGGAAGACAAGAAGCTCATTAACTTCATCCTCACCCATGGCCAATGCTGCTGGAGAGCCGTTCCTAAGCTTGCAG GCCTATTGAGGTGTGGGAAAAGTTGCAGACTGAGATGGACAAACTATCTTAGACCTGATCTGAAAAGAGGTCTTCTTTCAGAATATGAAGAACAAATGGTGATTGATCTCCATGCTCAACTTGGCAACAG ATGGTCTAAAATTGCTTCTCATCTTCCTGGAAGAACTGATAATGAAATCAAGAACCATTGGAACACCCACATCAagaaaaaactaagaaaaatggGCATTGATCCTCTCACTCACAAGCCTCTTACAATTACTGATCAACAACAACCCCAGAAAAATCAACTGGAAATTCATcaagaatttaaaaaacaaacacagCCACAAGAATGTTTGGTGAACAAGGAACCTGAAAAACCGCCACAGTCATCAATCACCGAGGGGAATAAATTAGAGGAAGGAGACAAATTTGAAACAATGGACGTCATGGAGAACAACAGCAGTTTTTGCACTGATGATGTTCCGTTGATTGAACCCCACGAGATTGTTGTGCCATcgacttcatcttcatcttgcTCATCGAATCATTCTTCTTCGGATCATTCATCCAATTTCTTGGACGAATGGCAACTTCCTGCAGATTTCCAGTGGCTCAACAGGAACATAAGCTTATGGGACGATGACTTTAGCAGTTGCTGGGATTTGCTTATCAATGATGAAGTTGACAGAGGAATGGCTTTTGATCATCAAGAATCTTCGAAATATGGGCTCTTGTAA